The following coding sequences are from one Nicotiana tabacum cultivar K326 chromosome 1, ASM71507v2, whole genome shotgun sequence window:
- the LOC107796885 gene encoding uncharacterized protein LOC107796885 — protein sequence MNSNYSYREKLIPAPPKPPDITHENTMVNGVEDKASFKEMLLASNPMNFTNSLTLSENPMEEILPEEGVQEHLIELNTRGIKAITLTEEEKQRIYEPWKFSLIVKLFGKRMLHHYLKKNIQELWRPTKFFSLIDLGDDYYIIKFTKRENMEKAFTHGPWFINGHYLSITKWRPNFVANKEKLTVSVVWIRLPQLPTEFYDGKLLEKIGNAIGRLLKIDVCTSTTVRGHYARLCVELPLETPVQPYIYIGQHKQYIHCKGEKFLCKNCGRLGHIQTQCNFIHKK from the coding sequence ATGAACTCCAATTACTCTTATAGAGAAAAACTCATTCCTGCACCACCTAAACCACCAGACATCACCCATGAAAATACCATGGTTAATGGCGTGGAAGACAAAGCGTCCTTCAAGGAAATGTTGTTAGCCTCAAACCCAATGAACTTTACAAATTCTCTAACTCTATCCGAGAACCCAATGGAAGAAATCCTACCAGAAGAGGGAGTGCAGGAGCATTTAATCGAGCTCAATACACGGGGAATTAAAGCAATTACACTAACCGAAGAAGAGAAGCAAAGAATTTATGAACCTTGGAAGTTCTCACTAATAGTTAAGCTATTTGGCAAAAGAATGCTACATCATTACCTAAAAAAGAATATCCAAGAACTGTGGCGACCAACGAAATTTTTTTCACTAATTGATCTAGGAGACGACTACTACATCATAAAGTTTACAAAGAGAGAGAATATGGAGAAGGCTTTCACTCATGGCCCATGGTTTATCAACGGCCACTACTTGTCAATTACTAAATGGAGACCAAACTTTGTAGCAAATAAAGAGAAGCTGACAGTCTCAGTAGTTTGGATCCGACTTCCACAATTGCCAACCGAGTTCTATGATGGAAAGCTCCTCGAAAAAATTGGGAATGCTATAGGAAGATTATTAAAAATTGATGTTTGCACCTCTACCACGGTCAGAGGCCACTATGCTAGGCTTTGTGTTGAACTTCCACTGGAAACACCCGTCCAACCCTACATCTACATTGGACAACACAAGCAATATATACATTGCAAAGGAGAAAAGTTTTTATGCAAGAACTGTGGACGTCTGGGCCACATCCAAACTCAGTGTAACTTCATACACAAGAAATAG